The proteins below come from a single Ailuropoda melanoleuca isolate Jingjing chromosome 1, ASM200744v2, whole genome shotgun sequence genomic window:
- the LOC100465845 gene encoding probable inactive serine protease 58, translating into MNFILFWALLNLPVALAFDPDYRNGMTPPYLVYLKSDYLPCVGALIHPLWVITAAHCNLPKLQVMLGVTNPSNNNEKDIQVVGYEKMIPHPYFSITSIEHDLMLIKLRESVELNDYVKLVDLPEERVREETMCMVSTWAYNLCDDYKEPDSLQNVNISIIYRSECLEAYKTYRIQESMLCLGIVPGRRLPCKEVTAAPAVCNGVLQGILTFTDGCVLRADVGIYTRIFKYLSWIRHTMESY; encoded by the exons ATGAATTTTATCCTCTTCTGGGCTCTCTTGAACCTGCCTG TTGCTCTGGCTTTTGATCCAGATTACCGAAATGGCATGACTCCCCCATACCTGGTCTACTTGAAATCTGATTACTTGCCCTGCGTTGGAGCTCTGATCCACCCCCTTTGGGTGATCACAGCTGCACACTGCAACTTACC AAAGCTTCAGGTGATGTTAGGGGTTACAAATCCATCAAACAACAATGAAAAGGATATACAAGTAGTTGGCTATGAGAAGATGATCCCTCATCCGTACTTCTCAATCACCTCTATTGAGCATGACCTCATGTTAATCAAGCTGAGAGAAAGTGTTGAACTCAATGACTATGTGAAATTGGTCGACCTGCCCGAAGAACGCGTCCGTGAAGAAACCATGTGCATGGTCTCCACGTGGGCCTACAACCTATGTGATGACT aCAAGGAACCCGACTCCCTGCAGAATGTGAACATCTCCATAATCTACAGGAGTGAGTGCCTCGAGGCCTATAAAACCTACAGGATCCAGGAAAGTATGCTGTGCCTGGGCATTGTGCCAGGAAGGAGGCTGCCCTGCAAG GAAGTCACAGCTGCCCCAGCAGTCTGCAATGGGGTACTTCAAGGAATATTGACTTTTACAGATGGATGTGTTTTGAGAGCTGATGTTGGCATCTATACCAGAATCTTTAAATACTTGTCCTGGATTAGACATACAATGGAAAGCTACTGA
- the LOC100465594 gene encoding probable inactive serine protease 58, which produces MKPCLIFTLLSTAGVALAKDSKDDDLNLPEDFTIPYMVYLQSRSEPCVGSLIHPEWVLTAAHCPLPVKIRLGVYQPSIRNKKEQIRNYSLIIPAPEFKAQSLENDLMLMKLSKPAVLNSHVGTIAISMEPLTFNDSCFIPTWTWNEYKNFSDPDILTWINQPSQPFDECRNMVGQRMAVHIMCVGQPLNIISKVKEVSAAPAICDGRLHGILSWDKGSVTLGSEGFFTEVHPYAKWIMKTINTH; this is translated from the exons ATGAAGCCCTGTCTCATCTTTACTCTTCTGAGCACAGCTG GAGTTGCTCTGGCCAAAGATTCTAAAGATGATGACCTGAATCTACCAGAAGATTTTACTATTCCTTACATGGTCTATCTGCAGTCCAGGTCAGAACCCTGTGTGGGGTCTCTGATTCACCCTGAGTGGGTACTGACGGCTGCCCACTGCCCCTTACC TGTTAAAATCCGACTGGGAGTGTATCAACCCAGCATCAGAAATAAGAAAGAGCAGATACGGAATTACTCACTGATTATCCCCGCCCCTGAGTTCAAGGCACAATCTCTGGAGAATGACCTGATGCTGATGAAGCTGTCCAAGCCGGCTGTACTCAACTCCCACGTGGGGACCATCGCCATATCTATGGAGCCCTTAACATTTAATGATTCCTGCTTTATCCCAACCTGGACTTGGAATGAATACAAAAACT ttaGTGACCCTGACATCCTGACTTGGATAAACCAGCCTTCTCAACCCTTCGATGAGTGCAGGAATATGGTAGGACAGAGAATGGCAGTACACATCATGTGTGTGGGACAACCTTTAAACATCATCTCTAAAGTCAAG gAAGTCTCAGCTGCTCCAGCCATCTGTGATGGGAGGCTGCATGGAATCTTGTCGTGGGACAAAGGAAGCGTCACTCTGGGAAGTGAAGGGTTCTTCACAGAAGTTCATCCCTATGCAAAATGGATCATGAAAACTATTAATACGCACTGA